In Ancalomicrobiaceae bacterium S20, the following proteins share a genomic window:
- a CDS encoding DUF1636 domain-containing protein, with the protein MTAPVTIYVCTTCRRAEDPAEAPRAGARLHAAVAEAANDATDVAVVGVECLSVCKRPVTIGFTAAGKWTYVYGDFVPETAAEGILAAARQYAVAPEGLIPWRERPDSLKKGVVARIPPIKPV; encoded by the coding sequence ATGACCGCACCGGTCACGATCTACGTCTGCACCACCTGCCGCCGGGCCGAGGACCCGGCCGAGGCGCCGCGCGCCGGCGCCCGGCTGCATGCCGCGGTCGCCGAGGCAGCGAACGATGCGACCGACGTCGCCGTCGTCGGCGTGGAGTGCCTGAGCGTCTGCAAGCGCCCGGTCACGATCGGCTTCACCGCCGCCGGCAAGTGGACCTACGTCTACGGCGACTTCGTGCCCGAGACCGCGGCCGAGGGCATCCTCGCCGCCGCCCGTCAATATGCGGTCGCGCCGGAGGGGCTGATCCCCTGGCGCGAGCGTCCCGACAGCCTGAAGAAGGGCGTCGTCGCCCGCATTCCCCCGATCAAGCCTGTCTGA
- a CDS encoding CbtA family protein produces the protein MLNRVFTVGLLAGLVAGLAIAVLQQFTTTPIILKAEVYEKAAEHHAALALPTPSVAGWTASGAPVILAHSHGPEAGAAAPKAEADEGWQPRDGLKRTLFTSLATVLTAIGYALVLIAGMLVAGDRITPRTGLAWAAGAFAATGLATGLGLAPELPGAAAADLTARQLWWVGTAASTALALWLLVRVDRMPAKSFGLLFLVAPHLIGAPHPATLTSTVPAELAAHFASTSLALHAALWLSVGALVGLFWTRTEKTAAAVKVAAR, from the coding sequence ATGTTGAACCGCGTGTTCACGGTCGGCCTGTTGGCCGGCCTTGTCGCCGGGCTTGCGATTGCGGTCCTGCAACAATTCACCACGACTCCGATCATCCTGAAGGCCGAGGTCTATGAGAAGGCCGCGGAGCATCACGCCGCGCTGGCCCTTCCGACGCCGTCGGTCGCCGGCTGGACCGCGTCCGGCGCGCCGGTGATCCTGGCCCATTCGCACGGGCCCGAGGCCGGCGCCGCCGCGCCGAAGGCCGAGGCGGACGAGGGCTGGCAGCCGCGCGACGGCCTCAAGCGGACGCTGTTCACCTCGCTCGCCACCGTGCTGACCGCGATCGGCTATGCGCTGGTGCTGATCGCGGGCATGCTGGTCGCGGGTGACCGGATCACGCCGCGCACCGGCCTCGCCTGGGCCGCCGGCGCCTTCGCCGCCACCGGTCTGGCGACCGGCCTCGGCCTGGCGCCGGAACTGCCCGGTGCGGCCGCCGCCGACCTGACCGCCCGCCAGCTCTGGTGGGTCGGCACGGCCGCGTCGACGGCGCTGGCGCTCTGGCTCCTGGTGCGGGTCGACCGCATGCCGGCCAAGAGCTTCGGCCTCCTGTTCCTCGTCGCACCGCACCTGATCGGCGCACCGCATCCCGCGACGCTGACCAGCACAGTGCCGGCCGAACTCGCCGCGCATTTCGCCTCGACGTCGCTGGCGCTCCACGCCGCGCTCTGGCTCAGCGTCGGCGCGCTCGTCGGCCTGTTCTGGACCCGGACCGAGAAGACGGCCGCGGCTGTGAAGGTCGCGGCCCGATGA